A single Nicotiana tabacum cultivar K326 chromosome 5, ASM71507v2, whole genome shotgun sequence DNA region contains:
- the LOC107794061 gene encoding putative HVA22-like protein g isoform X1 encodes MLGNFITSGLVLVVGYAYPAFECFKTVEKNKVEIEELRFWCQYCLKLKIDKHYSIFYDVGVGRQFQQIFAASHYRGVRRSVRIIVAALRIFESFGDVFMSWLPMYGEAKLALFIYLWYPKIKGTAYIYDTLLKPYVAKYEKDVDRSLLEFRAKAWDLAIYYWQNCTELGQAKFLQLLEFIASQSKRGTHSSPEQKDEKNHSGGAPPNTPSGLFKRNKQQPVDRPPTSPAPPPPSSSIHRSTLHSSKSESVQVHP; translated from the exons ATGTTGGGAAACTTCATTACCAGCGGATTAGT ATTGGTTGTTGGATATGCGTACCCAGCTTTTGAGTGTTTTAAAACTGTTGAGAAGAAcaaagttgaaattgaagaacttagATTCTGGTGCCAATATTG TCTGAAATTAAAGATTGACAAGCATTATAGTATTTTTTATGACGTTGGAGTTGGTCGACAATTTCAGCAAATATTTGCTGCCTCTCACTACcggggtgttcgtcggtcggtacg GATTATCGTCGCGGCATTAAGAATCTTTGAGAGTTTTGGTGATGTGTTCATGTCATG GTTACCCATGTACGGTGAGGCCAAATTGGCACTTTTCATCTACTTATGGTATCCAAAAATAAAGGGTACAGCATACATCTATGATACCTTATTGAAGCCATATGTAGCAAAGTATGAAAAAGACGTTGACAGAAGTTTACTGGAGTTTAGAGCCAAGGCATGGGACTTGGCAATTTATTACTGGCAAAATTGCACAGAATTGGGACAAGCTAAGTTCTTGCAGTTGCTTGAGTTTATAGCTTCTCAGTCCAAAAGAGGAACACACTCCAGCCCTGAG CAAAAAGATGAGAAAAACCATTCAGGTGGAGCGCCACCAAACACGCCATCCGGATTGTTCAAGAGGAACAAGCAGCAACCGGTTGACCGACCACCCACTTCACCGGCACCGCCACCGCCTTCTTCCTCTATCCACCGGTCTACATTGCATTCTTCTAAGTCAGAATCAGTTCAAGTGCACCCCTGA
- the LOC107794061 gene encoding putative HVA22-like protein g isoform X2 translates to MLGNFITSGLVLVVGYAYPAFECFKTVEKNKVEIEELRFWCQYWIIVAALRIFESFGDVFMSWLPMYGEAKLALFIYLWYPKIKGTAYIYDTLLKPYVAKYEKDVDRSLLEFRAKAWDLAIYYWQNCTELGQAKFLQLLEFIASQSKRGTHSSPEQKDEKNHSGGAPPNTPSGLFKRNKQQPVDRPPTSPAPPPPSSSIHRSTLHSSKSESVQVHP, encoded by the exons ATGTTGGGAAACTTCATTACCAGCGGATTAGT ATTGGTTGTTGGATATGCGTACCCAGCTTTTGAGTGTTTTAAAACTGTTGAGAAGAAcaaagttgaaattgaagaacttagATTCTGGTGCCAATATTG GATTATCGTCGCGGCATTAAGAATCTTTGAGAGTTTTGGTGATGTGTTCATGTCATG GTTACCCATGTACGGTGAGGCCAAATTGGCACTTTTCATCTACTTATGGTATCCAAAAATAAAGGGTACAGCATACATCTATGATACCTTATTGAAGCCATATGTAGCAAAGTATGAAAAAGACGTTGACAGAAGTTTACTGGAGTTTAGAGCCAAGGCATGGGACTTGGCAATTTATTACTGGCAAAATTGCACAGAATTGGGACAAGCTAAGTTCTTGCAGTTGCTTGAGTTTATAGCTTCTCAGTCCAAAAGAGGAACACACTCCAGCCCTGAG CAAAAAGATGAGAAAAACCATTCAGGTGGAGCGCCACCAAACACGCCATCCGGATTGTTCAAGAGGAACAAGCAGCAACCGGTTGACCGACCACCCACTTCACCGGCACCGCCACCGCCTTCTTCCTCTATCCACCGGTCTACATTGCATTCTTCTAAGTCAGAATCAGTTCAAGTGCACCCCTGA